The Bdellovibrionales bacterium genomic interval TCTCTTGCCCGTATTCTCTCAACCCGCTTTCTTACGCTTAGCGTTAAGGAATCGGCGTTGTTGCTGTTTGCCGCCTCGGTTGGCTCATTGTTGACGGCCTATGTGGCGGAGACATTTTTTGGCGTTCTGCCGTGCGTCCTATGCCTTTACCAGCGCGTACCCTATGCCGTGGTCGTCGTACTGTCTTTGCTGGCCTTCGTAAGCACAGTTCTGATTCGCGGCAGGGCAGCGCGAGGCCTACTCCTCCTATGCGCCTTCGCATTTTTTGTGAACGCCGGTATCGCATCCTTTCATTCAGGGGTGGAGCTTCACTGGTGGCAGGGCACGGACGGCTGCGCGGTCAATCCGCTTGTGATACAAGAGCTCAAAGACCCCACCGCCGCGCGTGAGGCGTTGATGGCAACGCCCGTTGTGCGTTG includes:
- a CDS encoding disulfide bond formation protein B, with amino-acid sequence MHSLARILSTRFLTLSVKESALLLFAASVGSLLTAYVAETFFGVLPCVLCLYQRVPYAVVVVLSLLAFVSTVLIRGRAARGLLLLCAFAFFVNAGIASFHSGVELHWWQGTDGCAVNPLVIQELKDPTAAREALMATPVVRCDAVNFTFLGFTMANWNILASLAFGAFALFAARRRKG